A portion of the Pseudarthrobacter sp. L1SW genome contains these proteins:
- a CDS encoding DEAD/DEAH box helicase encodes MSELHTHQLLTDDSGTETLEPEETIISDEKPHEIAEKSFADYNVRADIVESLADAGITHPFPIQAMTLPVALSGHDIIGQAKTGTGKTLGFGIPALQRVVGQDDPGYEKLAVPGAPQALVIVPTRELAVQVANDLQTASRKRNARIATIYGGRAYEPQVEALKNGVEVVVGTPGRLIDLYKQKHLSLKNVKIVILDEADEMLDLGFLPDVETLIAATPAVRQTLLFSATMPGPVIAMARRYMTQPTHIRAADPDDEGLTKRDIRQLIYRAHSMDKIEVVARILQSKGRGRTIIFTKTKRTAAKVAEELVDRGFAAAAIHGDLGQGAREQALRAFRNNKVDVLVATDVAARGIDVEDVTHVINYQCVEDEKIYLHRVGRTGRAGNKGTAVTFVDWDDMPRWALINKALGLSVPEPVETYSSSPHLYEDLDIPEGTKGRLPRDKRTLAGVDAEVLEDLGETGKKNTRGGRDAGSSRDRSRDRDGRERDSRERGGRREGGRSGDSAARSGERRRRTSEPAAASAPAGDANTSASDAEQPSRTRRPRTRTRRRNGEVVGSDNAGQPGSAEA; translated from the coding sequence GGACGAGAAGCCGCACGAGATCGCGGAAAAATCGTTCGCGGACTACAACGTGCGCGCCGACATCGTGGAATCCCTGGCCGACGCCGGGATCACCCATCCCTTCCCCATCCAGGCCATGACCCTTCCGGTGGCGCTGTCCGGCCATGACATCATCGGCCAGGCCAAGACCGGCACCGGCAAGACCCTCGGTTTCGGCATCCCTGCACTGCAGCGGGTCGTGGGCCAGGACGACCCCGGCTACGAGAAACTTGCCGTCCCGGGCGCACCGCAGGCCCTGGTCATCGTCCCCACCCGCGAACTCGCGGTGCAGGTGGCCAATGACCTCCAGACTGCATCCCGCAAGCGCAACGCCCGGATTGCCACCATCTACGGCGGCCGCGCCTACGAGCCCCAGGTGGAGGCCCTGAAGAACGGCGTGGAGGTTGTGGTGGGAACCCCCGGGCGCCTCATCGACCTCTACAAGCAGAAGCACCTTAGCCTCAAGAACGTGAAGATCGTCATCCTGGACGAGGCTGACGAGATGCTTGACCTCGGCTTCCTGCCCGACGTCGAAACCCTGATCGCGGCTACCCCGGCAGTTCGCCAGACCCTGCTGTTCTCCGCCACCATGCCCGGCCCTGTCATTGCCATGGCCCGCCGCTACATGACGCAGCCCACCCACATCCGTGCTGCGGATCCGGATGATGAAGGGCTCACCAAGCGCGACATCCGCCAGCTCATCTACCGTGCGCACAGCATGGACAAGATCGAGGTTGTTGCCCGGATCCTGCAGTCCAAGGGCCGGGGCCGGACCATCATCTTCACCAAGACCAAGCGCACCGCCGCCAAGGTGGCCGAGGAACTGGTGGACCGCGGCTTTGCTGCCGCTGCCATCCACGGCGACCTGGGACAGGGCGCCCGCGAGCAGGCGCTGCGTGCGTTCCGCAACAACAAGGTGGACGTCCTGGTGGCAACGGACGTGGCCGCCCGCGGCATCGACGTCGAGGACGTCACCCACGTCATCAACTACCAGTGCGTCGAGGATGAAAAGATCTACCTGCACCGCGTAGGACGTACCGGCCGCGCCGGCAACAAGGGCACCGCCGTCACCTTCGTGGACTGGGACGACATGCCGCGCTGGGCACTGATCAACAAAGCCCTGGGCCTGAGCGTGCCGGAACCTGTTGAAACCTACTCTTCTTCCCCGCACCTCTATGAGGACCTCGACATTCCCGAAGGTACCAAGGGCCGGCTTCCGCGCGACAAGCGCACGCTGGCCGGCGTTGACGCCGAGGTGCTGGAGGATCTGGGCGAAACCGGAAAGAAGAACACCCGCGGCGGCCGCGACGCCGGCAGCTCCCGAGACCGCTCCCGCGACCGTGACGGCCGCGAGCGTGACAGCCGGGAACGCGGCGGCAGGCGCGAAGGCGGCCGCAGCGGTGACTCTGCCGCCCGCTCAGGTGAGCGCCGCCGTCGTACGTCCGAGCCCGCTGCAGCCTCCGCTCCTGCCGGTGATGCCAACACCTCTGCAAGCGACGCAGAGCAGCCCTCCCGTACCCGCCGCCCCCGCACCCGCACCCGCCGCCGCAACGGCGAGGTAGTGGGCAGCGACAACGCGGGGCAGCCCGGCAGCGCTGAGGCCTAA
- a CDS encoding DUF1003 domain-containing protein, with amino-acid sequence MPAKAAAKGSLDTPLSGRQRMLPKLSPDPDAFGHATEGFARFMGTPQFLVYMTVFVVIWLAWNTWAPLAWQFDSRDLGFTLLTLMLSLQASYAAPLLLLAQNRQDDRDRVSLQQDRQRAERNLSDTEYLTRELASLRIALREVATRDYVRAELRSLLEDMLEAQEELRTHDPAGQGQHESPRDKVREKLKEQRDRQRNPRTQQIPRVKPGHSTQDR; translated from the coding sequence ATGCCGGCCAAGGCCGCGGCGAAGGGCAGCCTGGACACGCCGCTCAGCGGCCGCCAGCGGATGCTGCCCAAGCTGTCGCCCGATCCCGATGCCTTCGGCCACGCCACGGAAGGCTTCGCCCGCTTCATGGGCACGCCGCAGTTCCTGGTGTACATGACCGTCTTCGTGGTGATCTGGCTTGCCTGGAACACGTGGGCTCCCTTGGCCTGGCAGTTCGATTCCCGCGACCTCGGCTTCACACTTCTCACCCTGATGCTGTCCCTGCAGGCCTCCTACGCCGCGCCGCTGCTGCTGCTGGCCCAGAACCGCCAGGACGACCGCGACCGCGTCTCGCTCCAGCAGGACCGCCAGCGCGCCGAACGAAACCTGTCGGACACCGAGTACCTGACCCGGGAGCTCGCATCCCTGCGGATTGCGCTCCGCGAAGTTGCCACGCGCGACTACGTGCGCGCCGAGCTGCGCTCCCTCCTCGAAGACATGCTGGAAGCCCAGGAAGAGCTTCGGACCCATGACCCGGCCGGGCAGGGGCAGCACGAGTCCCCGCGTGACAAGGTGAGGGAAAAGCTGAAGGAACAGCGCGACCGGCAGCGGAATCCCCGCACCCAACAGATTCCCCGGGTTAAGCCCGGCCACTCCACCCAGGACCGTTAA
- a CDS encoding aminopeptidase P family protein gives MNDAENTPNSASQPLDERVNNRSQRPSSDAFKAFMASNWAPSRQELPARDAVASYAATRRKAISGQFKGERLVIPAGPLKVRSNDCDYRFRPHSGFAHLTGLGLDHEPDAVLILEPVEEGKGDDGGHHRATLYFRPLAGRDTEQFYADSRAGEFWIGARPTLAEFEARLGLATAHIDQLETAVTKDVGAPEIGGVSIRLVRKVDENIDALVDTARYNTAKDPENLDLEVLDALDEKLSEALSELRLLKDSWEIEQMKLAVAATVEGFEEVVKVLPRALTHARGERVVEGAFFARAREVGNELGYDTIAASGNNATVLHWTRNTGKIHAGELLLLDAGVEADSLYTADITRTLPASGVFSDIQRKVYEAVLDAADAGFAAAQPGAKFRDIHTAATTVLAERLAEWGLLPVTVKEAISPEGQQHRRWMPHGTSHHLGLDVHDCAQAKRELYLDGILTEGMVFTIEPGLYFKEEDLAIPEEYRGIGVRIEDDILMTANGPVNLSAALPRKAGDVEDWMSGIYREAEAPTES, from the coding sequence GTGAACGATGCCGAAAACACCCCGAACTCTGCTTCCCAGCCCCTGGACGAGCGCGTCAACAACCGCTCCCAGCGGCCCAGTTCCGACGCCTTCAAGGCCTTCATGGCCAGCAACTGGGCGCCCTCCCGCCAGGAACTCCCGGCGCGCGATGCCGTGGCCAGCTACGCCGCGACCCGGCGCAAGGCCATCTCCGGCCAGTTCAAAGGTGAACGCCTGGTTATCCCCGCAGGCCCCCTGAAGGTCCGCTCCAACGACTGCGACTACCGTTTCCGTCCCCACTCCGGTTTTGCGCACCTCACCGGGCTGGGCCTGGACCATGAGCCTGACGCGGTGCTGATCCTGGAGCCGGTGGAGGAAGGAAAGGGCGACGACGGCGGGCACCATCGTGCCACGCTGTACTTCCGGCCCTTGGCCGGGAGGGACACCGAGCAGTTCTACGCGGACTCCCGGGCGGGTGAATTCTGGATCGGCGCCCGCCCCACGCTCGCCGAGTTCGAGGCACGGCTTGGCCTTGCGACGGCACACATCGACCAGCTGGAAACAGCCGTCACCAAGGATGTGGGCGCCCCGGAGATCGGTGGCGTTTCCATCCGCCTGGTCCGGAAAGTGGACGAGAACATCGACGCACTGGTGGACACCGCGCGCTACAACACGGCAAAGGACCCGGAGAACCTGGATCTCGAAGTCCTCGATGCCCTCGACGAAAAGCTGAGTGAAGCCCTCTCCGAACTGCGCCTGCTCAAGGACAGCTGGGAAATTGAACAGATGAAGCTCGCCGTGGCCGCCACCGTTGAAGGTTTCGAGGAAGTGGTCAAGGTCCTGCCCCGCGCCCTCACGCATGCCCGCGGCGAGCGGGTGGTGGAAGGCGCGTTCTTCGCCCGCGCGCGTGAAGTGGGGAACGAGCTGGGGTATGACACCATCGCCGCCTCCGGCAACAACGCAACCGTGCTGCACTGGACCCGCAACACCGGGAAGATCCACGCCGGCGAACTCCTCCTGCTTGACGCGGGAGTCGAAGCAGATTCCCTGTACACGGCAGACATCACCCGCACCCTTCCCGCCAGTGGGGTGTTCAGCGACATCCAGCGCAAGGTGTACGAGGCAGTGCTGGATGCTGCCGACGCCGGCTTTGCCGCCGCGCAGCCCGGCGCCAAGTTCCGGGACATCCACACAGCGGCAACCACGGTACTGGCCGAGCGGCTCGCCGAGTGGGGCCTCCTCCCGGTCACGGTGAAGGAAGCCATCAGCCCTGAGGGCCAGCAGCACCGCCGGTGGATGCCGCACGGCACCAGCCACCACCTGGGGCTGGACGTCCATGACTGCGCGCAGGCCAAGCGTGAACTCTACCTGGACGGCATCCTCACAGAAGGCATGGTGTTCACCATCGAACCCGGCCTGTACTTCAAGGAAGAGGACCTGGCCATTCCGGAGGAATACCGCGGGATCGGCGTCCGGATCGAGGACGACATCCTGATGACGGCAAACGGGCCGGTCAACCTGAGTGCCGCCCTGCCGCGCAAGGCCGGGGACGTGGAGGACTGGATGTCCGGCATCTATCGTGAAGCCGAGGCACCCACAGAGTCCTAG
- a CDS encoding general stress protein: MANIFGAPKAGGPGGMDESRAVPTGDTVGSYSSYLDAQKAVDYLADQQFPVHMVSIVGNELKMVERVTGRLSYPRVALSGALSGMWFGLFVGVMLSFFAPSPGYFSILTSVLMGAAFFMLFGIVTYAMQRGKRDFTSTSQVVATSYDVVVAPEAAHEARRLLQQLPMTRSDAAAGGGPYTQHDYNSQPYQPHQQPGQAPARPSGWNDPYGQSSAGSSAQENPGDGAAAGPRQDAAAQEQPAPARAVRYPDLPDGRPQYGVRLPQGPAARAGQPQNDQHGQPEDGQPRADKEQHPGETRQ; encoded by the coding sequence ATGGCAAACATATTTGGTGCTCCCAAGGCCGGCGGGCCCGGCGGAATGGACGAGTCCCGGGCCGTGCCCACCGGTGACACCGTGGGTTCCTACTCCTCCTACCTGGATGCCCAGAAGGCCGTGGATTACCTCGCGGACCAGCAGTTCCCGGTGCACATGGTGTCCATTGTGGGCAACGAGCTGAAGATGGTGGAGCGCGTAACGGGACGCCTGAGCTATCCCCGGGTTGCCCTGTCCGGAGCGCTGAGCGGCATGTGGTTCGGCCTGTTCGTGGGCGTCATGCTCTCCTTCTTCGCGCCGTCTCCGGGGTACTTTTCGATTCTCACGTCGGTGCTGATGGGCGCGGCGTTCTTCATGCTCTTTGGCATCGTCACCTACGCGATGCAGCGGGGCAAGCGGGACTTCACCTCCACCAGCCAGGTGGTGGCCACCAGCTATGACGTGGTGGTGGCTCCGGAAGCGGCGCATGAGGCGCGCCGGCTCCTTCAGCAGCTGCCCATGACCCGCTCCGATGCGGCCGCCGGCGGGGGACCGTACACCCAGCACGACTACAACAGCCAGCCGTACCAGCCCCACCAGCAGCCGGGCCAGGCTCCCGCCCGCCCCTCGGGATGGAATGACCCCTACGGCCAGTCGTCCGCGGGGTCCTCTGCCCAGGAGAACCCCGGTGACGGCGCCGCTGCCGGACCACGGCAGGACGCCGCTGCCCAGGAGCAGCCAGCTCCGGCGCGGGCAGTCCGGTACCCTGACCTGCCGGACGGCCGGCCGCAATATGGTGTCCGCCTGCCGCAGGGACCTGCTGCCCGCGCCGGGCAGCCCCAAAATGACCAGCACGGGCAGCCCGAAGACGGGCAGCCACGCGCAGACAAAGAGCAACACCCGGGCGAGACGCGGCAATAG
- a CDS encoding anti-sigma factor has protein sequence MRRERQYLERLRDAPVPPASDDLTARLLARTQELAAMQPADGHRPAAPRGAVRVLALAAGGSMAAAGVLAAGAFAAAGDPVPGDATGNQAALSHASSRTPADGRQLTGEQLTELRSEGWACPELEAMGFRLQSARATVLNGQPAVELRLTDGTNQATVTEQRIVLQPGAGGSTGQEAEQDAASPGSGQLQVWSSSPWSATYRTPGHTFLYESDLPAEEADDALPILQQLGKQAEEGVEAGAPAASVKAAEEPLGTRLQRGVNRIVALFTP, from the coding sequence GTGCGGCGCGAACGCCAGTACCTGGAGCGGCTGCGTGATGCTCCCGTCCCTCCCGCCAGTGATGACCTGACCGCCCGCCTGCTTGCCAGGACACAGGAGCTTGCCGCCATGCAGCCTGCGGACGGACACCGGCCAGCCGCTCCCCGCGGTGCCGTCCGTGTCCTGGCCCTCGCCGCCGGCGGCAGCATGGCAGCTGCCGGTGTGCTGGCCGCCGGTGCGTTTGCCGCCGCAGGAGACCCCGTGCCGGGGGACGCCACAGGAAACCAGGCAGCCCTCTCCCACGCCTCGTCCCGGACACCGGCGGATGGCAGGCAGCTTACGGGGGAGCAGCTCACCGAGCTGCGTTCGGAAGGCTGGGCCTGCCCGGAGCTTGAAGCCATGGGCTTCCGGCTTCAATCGGCGAGGGCCACCGTGCTCAATGGCCAGCCGGCCGTGGAGCTCCGGCTCACCGACGGAACCAACCAAGCAACCGTGACCGAACAACGGATAGTGCTGCAGCCCGGTGCCGGGGGCAGTACGGGACAGGAAGCGGAGCAGGACGCGGCCAGCCCGGGGAGCGGCCAGCTGCAGGTGTGGAGCTCCTCTCCGTGGTCCGCAACTTACCGGACGCCAGGCCACACGTTCCTCTACGAGTCCGACTTGCCCGCCGAAGAGGCTGACGACGCCCTGCCCATTCTGCAGCAGCTCGGGAAGCAGGCCGAGGAAGGCGTTGAGGCAGGTGCTCCGGCTGCCTCCGTCAAAGCGGCGGAAGAACCACTCGGCACCCGGCTGCAACGTGGAGTTAACCGGATCGTTGCCTTATTCACCCCATAG
- a CDS encoding PHP domain-containing protein produces the protein MRIDLHAHSNVSDGTEKPADVMASAARAGLDVIALTDHDSTAGWDEASQAAVEYGVALVPGMEVSCRTEEGISVHLLSYLHDPTHPGLLEEITKAKDARQTRAERMVTLLAEDYPLTWDDVIHHVAPGATLGRPHIADALVAAGVVEDRSEAFASILTSRSRYFIQHYAPAPAIAVELVRAAGGVPVFAHPVASSRGRIVGERVYQEMIDAGLAGLEVDHRDNPEEGRGFLRRLAAKHDLLITGSSDYHGTGKPNLLGENLTSPDVLARIEDLGTGSSVVRGRD, from the coding sequence GTGAGGATCGACCTGCATGCCCACTCCAATGTTTCCGACGGCACCGAGAAACCGGCAGACGTCATGGCCTCCGCTGCCCGCGCCGGCCTGGACGTGATAGCGCTGACCGACCATGACTCCACGGCCGGCTGGGACGAAGCCTCCCAGGCGGCTGTTGAATACGGTGTTGCGCTGGTACCGGGGATGGAGGTTTCCTGCCGGACGGAGGAGGGCATCAGCGTGCACCTCCTGAGCTACCTGCACGATCCGACGCATCCGGGACTCCTTGAGGAAATCACCAAGGCCAAGGATGCCCGGCAGACGCGTGCCGAGCGGATGGTCACCCTGCTGGCGGAGGACTACCCCCTCACCTGGGATGACGTCATCCACCATGTGGCCCCCGGCGCTACCCTCGGCCGGCCGCACATCGCAGACGCGCTCGTGGCCGCCGGCGTCGTGGAGGACCGGTCGGAGGCTTTTGCCTCCATCCTCACCTCGCGGTCGCGCTACTTCATCCAGCACTACGCACCCGCGCCGGCCATCGCCGTCGAACTTGTCCGCGCTGCCGGCGGCGTCCCGGTCTTCGCCCACCCCGTGGCGTCCTCCCGCGGACGCATCGTGGGGGAGCGCGTCTACCAGGAGATGATCGACGCCGGCCTGGCGGGCCTGGAGGTCGACCACCGGGACAACCCGGAGGAGGGACGGGGGTTCCTGCGGCGGCTTGCGGCCAAGCATGACCTGCTGATCACCGGCTCGTCGGACTACCACGGCACGGGCAAGCCCAACCTGCTGGGGGAAAACCTCACGTCGCCGGACGTCCTGGCGAGGATCGAGGACCTGGGGACAGGGAGCAGTGTGGTGCGCGGGCGGGACTAG
- a CDS encoding Sec-independent protein translocase TatB: MFGINGPEFFLLLIIGVLVIGPQRLPEYTQKLANLVKEVRRMASGAREQIKEEVGIDIDDVDWKKYDPRQYDPRRIIKEALLDDDSKPVSAGAPAAVAAVSGAAAVAAEAAPQRPARLVQSLPPGEPAPFDTEAT; the protein is encoded by the coding sequence GTGTTTGGAATCAACGGCCCGGAGTTCTTTCTTCTGCTGATCATTGGGGTTCTGGTGATCGGTCCCCAGCGGCTGCCCGAATACACCCAGAAACTGGCAAACCTGGTCAAGGAAGTCCGGCGCATGGCGTCCGGTGCCCGTGAGCAGATCAAGGAAGAAGTGGGGATCGACATCGACGATGTCGACTGGAAGAAGTACGATCCCCGCCAGTACGATCCGCGGCGCATCATCAAAGAGGCGCTCCTGGACGACGACTCCAAGCCCGTAAGCGCCGGCGCCCCGGCTGCGGTTGCCGCCGTCTCCGGCGCAGCTGCCGTGGCGGCGGAGGCGGCCCCGCAGCGGCCGGCACGGCTGGTCCAGTCCTTGCCCCCGGGCGAGCCCGCACCATTCGACACCGAGGCGACGTAG
- a CDS encoding site-specific DNA-methyltransferase, which yields MTDTVWAPDGSSLVVHADNADFLPSLPDGAFTLIYVDPPFNTGRAQSRQQTTMVANADGAGDRVGFKGRSYDTIKGALHRYDDAFSDYWSFLEPRLVEAWRLLAEDGTLYLHLDYREVHYAKVMLDAIFGRECFLNEIIWAYDYGARAKNRWPTKHDNILVYVKNPAKYHFDSAEVDREPYMAPGLVTPAKRELGKLPTDVWWHTIVSPTGKEKTGYPTQKPEGLVRRVVAASSRPGDWCLDFFAGSGTLGAVAAKMDRKFVCVDQNQPAIDIMARRLGAHAEVTAFPPN from the coding sequence ATGACTGACACTGTCTGGGCGCCGGACGGCAGCAGCCTGGTGGTCCACGCGGACAACGCGGATTTCCTCCCCTCGCTGCCGGACGGCGCCTTCACACTGATCTACGTGGATCCACCGTTCAACACGGGCCGGGCCCAAAGCCGCCAGCAGACCACCATGGTGGCCAACGCGGACGGCGCCGGTGACCGCGTCGGCTTCAAGGGACGCTCCTACGACACCATCAAGGGGGCCCTCCACCGCTACGACGACGCGTTCAGCGATTACTGGTCCTTCCTGGAACCCCGGCTCGTCGAAGCGTGGCGCCTGCTGGCGGAGGACGGCACCCTGTACCTGCACCTGGACTACCGGGAAGTGCACTACGCGAAGGTGATGCTGGACGCGATCTTCGGCCGGGAGTGCTTCCTCAACGAGATCATTTGGGCCTACGACTACGGCGCCCGTGCGAAGAACCGCTGGCCCACCAAGCACGACAACATCCTGGTGTACGTGAAGAACCCGGCCAAGTACCACTTCGACAGCGCCGAGGTGGACCGTGAGCCGTATATGGCACCGGGCCTTGTGACGCCAGCCAAGCGCGAACTGGGGAAGCTACCCACAGACGTCTGGTGGCACACCATCGTCTCGCCCACCGGCAAGGAGAAAACCGGTTACCCGACGCAGAAGCCTGAAGGCCTGGTCCGCCGGGTGGTCGCGGCCTCAAGCCGGCCCGGCGACTGGTGCCTGGACTTCTTCGCCGGCTCCGGAACGCTCGGGGCGGTGGCGGCCAAGATGGACCGGAAGTTCGTGTGCGTGGACCAGAACCAGCCAGCCATCGACATCATGGCCAGGCGCCTGGGTGCCCACGCGGAGGTCACCGCGTTCCCGCCCAACTAG
- a CDS encoding magnesium transporter MgtE N-terminal domain-containing protein, which produces MSTTPTRVFVARLLGLDVFDPLGDRLGRLRDVVVLSRGTQGAPHVVGIVVEVPGKKRVFVPMTRITSIDQTQIICTGLVNLRRFEQRGAETLVVAEMFDRRVTLRDGSGDATIEDIAMDQHRSRDWFVSKLFVRRGHSLSPLSRLRRNETLIIDWADALQGPRTEPQAATQFVANHEDLKPADFAEALQEMSDKRRFEVASELQDERLADVLQELPEDDQVEILSALDVQRAADVLEEMDPDDAADLLGELPSAQAEELLQLMEPEGAEDVRRLLEYDEDTAGGLMTPVPVILPPEATVAEALAHVRREELSPALASSIFIARPPLETPTGRFLGVVHIQQLLRFPPFEPLGNLVDKNLEPLSDQAHISEVARTLATYNLNSLPVVNDAGRLVGAVTVDDVLDHLLPDDWRAHDGEAPIRRLGGRIG; this is translated from the coding sequence GTGAGCACAACTCCTACCCGCGTCTTCGTGGCGCGCCTTTTGGGCCTCGACGTCTTCGATCCGCTGGGCGACCGGCTGGGCCGGTTGCGCGATGTTGTTGTGCTGTCCCGTGGAACCCAAGGGGCCCCGCACGTGGTGGGCATCGTCGTCGAAGTTCCCGGCAAAAAGCGCGTGTTCGTGCCCATGACCCGGATCACCTCCATCGACCAAACGCAGATCATCTGCACCGGCCTGGTCAACCTCCGCCGCTTTGAACAGCGCGGCGCCGAGACCCTGGTGGTGGCCGAAATGTTCGACCGCCGCGTCACGCTCCGGGACGGCAGCGGTGACGCCACCATCGAAGACATTGCCATGGACCAGCACCGCTCCCGCGACTGGTTCGTCAGCAAGCTCTTTGTGCGCCGGGGCCATTCGCTTTCGCCGCTCAGCCGGCTGCGGCGCAACGAAACCCTGATCATCGACTGGGCCGACGCCCTGCAGGGACCCCGCACTGAACCGCAGGCCGCCACCCAGTTCGTGGCCAACCACGAGGACCTCAAACCTGCGGACTTCGCCGAAGCACTGCAGGAAATGAGCGACAAACGCCGCTTCGAAGTGGCCAGTGAACTGCAGGATGAGCGCCTGGCTGACGTCCTGCAGGAGCTTCCCGAGGACGACCAGGTGGAGATCCTGTCCGCCCTGGATGTCCAGCGCGCCGCCGACGTGCTGGAGGAAATGGACCCCGATGACGCCGCCGACCTCCTCGGCGAACTTCCCTCCGCCCAGGCGGAAGAGCTGCTCCAGCTGATGGAGCCGGAGGGGGCAGAAGACGTCCGGCGCCTGCTGGAGTACGACGAGGACACCGCCGGCGGCCTCATGACCCCGGTGCCGGTGATCCTGCCGCCCGAAGCCACCGTGGCCGAGGCCCTGGCGCACGTCCGGCGCGAGGAACTCTCCCCCGCGCTTGCCTCCTCCATTTTCATTGCCAGGCCTCCCTTGGAGACGCCGACCGGCCGCTTCCTGGGCGTGGTCCACATCCAGCAGCTGCTCAGGTTCCCGCCGTTCGAACCGCTCGGCAACCTGGTGGACAAGAACCTGGAGCCGTTGTCGGACCAGGCGCACATCAGCGAAGTGGCGCGGACCCTGGCCACCTACAACCTGAATTCCCTCCCCGTGGTCAATGACGCAGGCCGGCTTGTGGGGGCGGTGACTGTTGATGACGTTTTGGATCATCTGTTGCCGGATGACTGGCGCGCCCATGACGGCGAAGCCCCGATAAGAAGGCTTGGTGGCCGTATTGGCTGA
- a CDS encoding Mrp/NBP35 family ATP-binding protein — MNSPLANSALADAVAAALATVIDPELRRPITELGMVESVDISDDGRVQLAVLLTIAGCPLRDTITADATQALLAVPGVSAVGVELKVMTQEQRDALKELLRGAGGQRGIPFNQPDSLTKVYAVASGKGGVGKSSVTVNLACALAAQGLRVGIVDADVYGFSVPALMGITQAPTRVDDMILPPVAYGVKVISIGMFVSGNQPVAWRGPMLHRALEQFLTDVYFGDLDALFLDLPPGTGDIAISVAQLLPKAEILVVTTPQAAAADVAERAGAIATQTGQKVAGVIENMSYLELPDGGRMELFGSGGGSVLAERLTAAVGADVPLLGQIPLDIRLREGGDSGVPIVLGQAATPAAAALAGIAGQLAAKPRGLAGMKLGLQPR, encoded by the coding sequence ATGAACTCACCCCTCGCCAACTCCGCGTTGGCTGACGCAGTCGCGGCTGCCCTGGCCACGGTCATTGATCCCGAGCTCCGCCGCCCCATCACCGAACTGGGCATGGTTGAGTCGGTGGACATCTCCGACGACGGCAGGGTCCAGCTGGCTGTCCTGCTCACCATCGCCGGCTGCCCCCTGCGGGACACCATCACGGCCGACGCCACACAGGCCCTGCTGGCAGTTCCGGGAGTGTCCGCCGTCGGTGTTGAACTCAAGGTGATGACGCAGGAACAGCGCGATGCCCTCAAGGAGCTGCTCCGCGGTGCGGGCGGCCAGCGCGGCATTCCGTTCAACCAGCCGGATTCCCTGACCAAGGTCTACGCGGTGGCCAGCGGCAAGGGCGGCGTGGGAAAGTCTTCCGTCACCGTCAACCTGGCCTGCGCCCTCGCTGCGCAAGGGCTGCGGGTGGGCATCGTGGACGCGGACGTCTACGGCTTCTCCGTCCCTGCCCTGATGGGCATTACGCAGGCGCCCACCCGGGTGGATGACATGATCCTCCCCCCGGTCGCCTACGGCGTGAAGGTGATCTCCATCGGGATGTTCGTCAGCGGCAACCAGCCCGTGGCCTGGCGCGGCCCCATGCTCCACCGCGCCCTTGAGCAGTTCCTCACGGACGTGTACTTCGGGGACCTGGACGCCCTGTTCCTGGACCTGCCGCCCGGCACCGGTGACATTGCGATCTCGGTTGCCCAGCTGCTGCCGAAAGCCGAAATCCTGGTGGTCACCACCCCGCAGGCTGCCGCCGCCGACGTCGCGGAGCGGGCCGGTGCCATAGCCACGCAGACGGGCCAGAAAGTGGCGGGCGTCATCGAGAACATGTCTTACCTGGAATTGCCCGACGGCGGCAGGATGGAATTGTTTGGAAGCGGCGGCGGGTCAGTACTCGCCGAGCGGCTGACCGCGGCGGTAGGCGCGGACGTGCCGCTGCTGGGGCAGATTCCGCTTGATATCCGGCTGCGGGAAGGCGGCGATTCCGGGGTTCCGATTGTCCTCGGGCAGGCGGCTACGCCTGCTGCCGCGGCGCTGGCCGGCATCGCTGGCCAGCTGGCGGCGAAGCCGCGCGGCCTTGCGGGGATGAAGCTGGGGCTGCAGCCCCGATAG